A genomic stretch from Synergistaceae bacterium includes:
- a CDS encoding metal ABC transporter permease: protein MQNAFFVSIFISILCPCIGIFLVLRRYSMIGDTLSHASLAGITIGLLFNQSPVLGAFIFTSICGVLIEFLRIYFKKYTDLILTIVLSLSVGTAITIISSGRLHANADSFMFGSILTVTKLDMITVLILSILSVLTLIFLYDQMLYIAYDEEAARIAGVKVGFINYVFSILVASAISVSIRIVGVLVLSSMIALPVATALQLGKGFKLTLIFSVVFSVIDIMLGLFISYYINVAPGGFTALVSVAILVLVIIAKKIYTLIYHRG, encoded by the coding sequence ATGCAAAACGCTTTTTTTGTTTCAATATTTATTTCCATTTTATGCCCGTGCATTGGTATTTTTTTAGTTCTCCGCCGCTATTCGATGATAGGAGACACATTGTCTCATGCCTCGCTGGCAGGCATAACGATCGGATTGCTTTTTAATCAGAGCCCCGTGCTCGGCGCGTTTATCTTCACTTCGATCTGCGGTGTTTTGATTGAATTTCTAAGGATCTATTTCAAGAAATATACAGATTTAATTCTGACAATCGTGCTTTCTCTAAGCGTAGGAACAGCTATTACAATCATAAGTTCCGGGAGACTTCACGCAAATGCAGATTCATTTATGTTCGGCAGTATCCTTACTGTAACAAAATTAGACATGATAACGGTACTTATACTGAGTATCCTCTCAGTCCTGACATTAATTTTTCTATATGATCAGATGCTATATATCGCATATGACGAGGAAGCTGCCCGAATAGCCGGAGTAAAAGTCGGGTTTATAAATTATGTTTTTTCCATTCTTGTAGCTTCCGCGATATCTGTATCCATAAGAATAGTCGGAGTGCTTGTACTCAGTTCAATGATTGCCCTGCCGGTTGCCACCGCCTTACAGCTGGGGAAGGGATTTAAGCTTACATTGATATTTTCCGTTGTTTTCAGTGTAATAGATATTATGCTTGGGCTATTTATTTCATATTATATCAATGTTGCTCCCGGCGGATTCACTGCTCTTGTTTCTGTTGCCATCCTTGTTTTGGTTATAATAGCAAAGAAAATATATACTTTAATATATCATAGAGGCTGA